CTGGAATCTGCTGATTCCACTGATGCTGGTGTTTATGGTCACCTCGCTGGAAACCATTGGCGATATTACCGCAACTTCAGATGTCTCCGAGCAGCCGGTCAGTGGCCCGCTCTATATGAAACGCCTGAAAGGCGGCGTTTTAGCGAACGGTTTTAACTCTTTTGTTTCTGCGCTGTTCAACACCTTTCCAAACTCCTGCTTTGGACAGAATAATGGCGTTATTCAGCTAACCGGCGTTGCCAGCCGTTATGTCGGCTTCGTTGTTGCATTAATGCTGATCGTTCTCGGTTTATTTCCAGCAGTAAGCGGATTCGTGCAGCATATTCCAGAACCGGTGTTAGGCGGCGCAACCATTGTCATGTTCGGTACTATCGCCGCCTCCGGCGTGCGCATTGTATCCCGCGAGCCGTTAAACCGCCGTGCGATTATGATTATTGCACTGTCGCTGGCCGTTGGGCTGGGCGTTTCACAGCAGCCGCTGATCCTACAGTTTGCACCGGACTGGCTGAAAACGCTGCTCTCCTCCGGTATTGCCGCTGGTGGGATTACAGCTATTGTGCTGAACCTGATTTTCCCACAAGAGAAATAATCTATCCGGGGCGGACAACGGTTCGCCCCGCTCATCCAACTATTTATTTCCAGCTTTACAACCAGGCAGTTGAGCTATGTCGGTAATTCAGGCATAACTGGCGATACCGGAAATTCATACGGATGGATGCAATGAAATTTGTCGGAAAGTTAATTCTTTCGCTGCTTGTACTGCTGCTACTGATAGTGGTGGTCATTTACTTTCTGCTGCAAAGCCACTGGGGAGCAGAATGGGCGAGCAGACGCATCAGTGATGATACGGCGTATCATCTGTCCGTCGCTAAAATCGAACATAACTTTTCCGATCCCACCCTGCTTGTTTTACATAACGTCAGCTTTGGACACGATGGTCGCCCTGCCGTTATGGTGGCGAAAACCGTTAGCCTCGGCCTGTCATTAAACCTGCTTAATGAACCCCTACGCTTCGCCAGTATTGAGCTACGCGATGGCATACTGGATGTTGCTAATATGCCTGGTAACCTGGCATGGCCGCTACAGGCCGATCGGCTACAGCTACATGATATGGCAGTGAATAGTCCACGCCTGAAGATTAACGCTAAAAAGCTCAACGGCGGCATTATTCCGTGGCAACCCCAGCCAGGGAAAATCGCCGGTAACAATGCCAGTTTTCAGATCAGTGCAGACAGCGCCACGCTCAACGGTTTGACGGCTACCAATGCGCTGATTCAGGGGCGTATCAACGACAACCAGCTAATGGTGAACACCTTTGGTGCCGATATCGCTCGTGGTGCGGTAACCGGTAGCGCACGGCGGGACAGCCAGGGTAACTGGCACGTAGCGGCGCTACGGCTAAATGACATTCGCCTGCAAACCGATAAAACATTAGCTGCCTTTCTACAGCCGCTGCGTACCCTTCCCTCCGTTAACATTGCCCGGCTTGATTTAACCAATGCCCGATTGCAGGGGCCAGACTGGGCGGTGACCGATCTCAATCTGTTAATTAAAAACCTGACGCTGCATCAGGGAAGCTGGCAAAGCGAGGACGGGGCGCTGGCGCTGAGCGCCGACAGCTTTATCAACGGACAGCTGACGCTCAACGATCCCATTCTTAACCTGCGTTTTTCGCCGCAGGGCGTCAGCGATGCTCGTTTCAGTTCTCGCTGGGTTAACGGGCTGATTCGTGCGCAGGGAAACTGGCAACGCCAGAGCAAACGGCTGACGCTGGACGAACTGGCGCTGGCGGGGCTGGAATATACGCTACCGGAAAACTGGCGCGATCGCTGGATGGCGACGCTGCCGAACTGGCTCGATAGCGTGCTGGTGAAAAAACTGAGCGGCAACCGCGATCTGCTTATCGATGTGAATCCCGCCTGGCCATTCCAGATAACGGCGCTGGACGCAACGGGAACCAATTTGCTGCTGGCCCGTCAGCATCAGTGGGGAATATGGGAAGGTCATCTCAATCTGAACGCTGCGGAAGCAACCTTTAATCGCACCGACGTGCGTCATCCTTCACTGGCGCTGAACGCCAGCGCTGAAAAAATTAACGTAACGGAGATGAGCGGTTTTATCGGAGAAGGAATGCTGGAAGGTCTGGCAACGCTTGAGCAGGCCCCTGCACGCCATCTGTCACTGACGCTAAACGGGCGTGCAGTACCGGCGGACGTATTAAAAAACTGGGGCTGGCCCGCTTCACCGCTTGCCGGGCCAGCAACGCTACAGCTAAAGCTGGAGGCGCGTCTGGCTGCCGATACGCCGCTGAAAAACAGCGCCAGCGGCACATTGTTACTTAATGCCGCAGGGCAATCCCTGCAACAAAACATGACGCAGGGCGTGGTCAGCACTCAACCCTGAGGCTCCAGTGGCCCGTCTGGATCGGCGGGCAGTACAATATAAACGCCATTAAATACCGCGCCACATTCGTCATTGCCGAACAGTTCCACCTCCAGCTGAACACGGGCTTTACGCCCGCGCGCCAGGCGATCGAGATCGCCACTTAACGAACCAAGATCTGCCGTCGCGCTGGGCTTGCCGCTGATAGGCTGGCTGTAACGAATATGCGCATCCGCCAGAATAATGGTGCCGCCCAGATGACGTTCACGCAGCAGCAGCCAGATTAGCCCCCAGCCGGTAAGCGTTGCCAGCGAAAACAGGCTGCCTGCAAACAAAGTATGATGAGGATTTTGGTTGCCGGTTTCCGGCATGGTCGTCATAAATTTTTGGCCGGTATATTGTGAAATACGCACGCCCATTTTCTCGCTGAGCGGAATATGTTCATACCAGGCCTGCTGTAGCTGACCGCACCAGTCAGCGCGATGGAGAATATCGTCCAGCGTGATCACCGGCTTAATCATTAAAAAATGACGTACCGGCGTAGTCAGCGGCGCGGTGATCTCCCCCTGATTGAGATAACCCAGCTTGGCAAAAAACTCTACCGCATCTTCACGGGCGCTACAGACAACACGCTTTACCCCCTCCTGGCGCGCAACCGATTCAAGCGTCATCGCCACCAGCGTTCCCAGCCCTTTGCCCTGCACGGTTGGATGCACTGCCAGAAAGCGTATCGACGCTTCGTTATCGGCATTAATATAGAGCCGCCCCGCCGCGACCGGTTTGCCCTGCTCATCCACCACCATCTGATGATGCGCCAGGGCATCCCAGGCATCCCGTTCCGAGCCCTGCGGCTGACGCAGCGGCTTACGCAACATTTCCCAGCGGAACTGATAGTACATTTCCAGTTCTTCGGCTGTTTCCGGCACTCGTAGATGATACATAAAAGGACTCTCTCGTTCGGCTTTCCGGTGGCGATCGTGCCATCAATAACAATCGACGTTAAACCTGTAACCAAAAGGTGACCGGACCATCGTTAACCAGTGCCACCTGCATATCTGCGGCAAAACGCCCATTTTCAACCGTCACACCCTGCTGACGACAGCAATCGCTGAAATAGTGATAAAGGCGCTCCGCCTCCTGCGGCTCAGCTCCGCGCGAAAAGCTGGGCCGCATGCCTTTTTGCGTATCCGCAGCGAGGGTAAATTGTGAAACAACCAGCACGCTGCCGCCAGCCTGCTGCACATTCAGGTTCATCTTGCCGTTTTCGTCGCTAAAAATACGATAGCCTAAAACCCGCTCGCAGAGACGCTGCGCTTTCTGCTCGTTATCTTCCTTTTCTACACCCAGCAATACCAGTAGACCCGGCCCGATGCTGCCTACTGTTTCACCCGATACCGTAACGCTGGCGCTAAGAACGCGCTGTATCAATGCAATCATGCTTCCTCGTGAGTTTTTTCTTCCTGTTGTCGCTGGCGATACTCCCCCAGCGTGACGGTTATTTCCGCTCCTAACAGTACGATACACCATGTCCAGTAAACCCACAGAAACAGAATCGGGATCACTGCCAGCACGCCGTAAATCAGCTGATACGATGGAAACATGGTGACATACAGGGAAAACGCTTTTTTACCCAGCTCAAACAGTATGCCAGCCACCAGCGCCCCAATCAGGGCGTCGCGAGGCGGCACGCGCGTGGTAGGCACCAGGCTGTACAGCAGCCAGAAAGCCAGCCAGGAGAGCAGTAATGGAAAAATGCGCAGCGTCTGATCAACCAATCCGGTCATACCGCTGACGGCTACCCATTTCAGCGAAAGCAGCCAAGTGCTGATCGCCAGACTCGCGCCTGCCAGCAACGGCCCAAGCGTTAAAATCATCCAGTAAACGGCAAAGGAAAAGACCAGGGGGCGCTTTTTCTGGCTGCGCCAGATAGCGTTTAACGCACTGTCGATGGAATGCATCAACAGCAGTGCCGTCACAATCAATCCTACCGCGCCCACCACCGTCATTTTATTAACGTTAGCGACAAACTGATCGAGATATTCCTGTACCACATTGCCTGCCGCCGGGACAAAGTTGTTGAAAATAAAGTGCTTTAGCTGAACGCTGATATCCGCGAAGACCGGAAACGCGGCAAAAAGAGAGAAAACTACCGCCACCAGCGGTACCAGTGCCAGCAGCGAAACAAAGGCGAGATTACCCGCCTCGGTGGTCATACTGTCATGCTCAATACGCTGCCACAGTAGCTTGAGCCAGGCGCCCGTCGCACGCAGACGCCGCTTCAGAGACAAAAGCTTCATTATTTAACGTTGGCTGCGAACCAGTCCGGAATAACGCGCGCATCGGTAACATGGACGGCAGTAATACCAAGCTGGCGAGCCGCCTCAATATTTTGTGGATGATCGTCGAAGAAAACCGCTTCATCAGCGCTAACGCCTTCCGCTTCCAGTACATGCTGATAAATACGGGCTTCCGGCTTACGCATTCCCAGATCCTGGGAGAGATAAAGTTTATCCGCCGCCTGCTGCACTTCAGGATATTGGGAAGGCCAGTATTCGCAGTGCAGACGGTTGGTATTAGAAAGGATAACCACACGTTCACCACGGCTGCGAAGCTGCTGCATCAGTGTAATAACCTCGGGACGCAAACCAACAAAAATGGCCTGCCAGCCGGAAACAAACTGCTCGTAGCTCAGCGCGATATCCAGTTCCGCGCATAAATTTGCTGCAAACTCTTCATCGCTGATTTCGCCACGCTCATGCCGTTCAAAGTTTTCACCCATCTGAAAGCGGCTTTTCAGCAGCGCTAACGGGACACGGCTCAGATCGCTCCAGACGCCCAGCACCCGGCTGAAATCGATATCTACAACGACATTACCTAAATCAAAGATATACAGCATGGTCATCTCCTTTTGTCCCGTTGGATAGCTCACTGTAACGATAAAACGGCGGGCTGAACAGGGTACAACGTCAGGGATGAAGAAATCAGAACGGCAATTCAGGCAGGGAGAGAGGCTAGTTTTGATGCCCGGATAAAAAAATGGCCCCGTAAGGGGCCATGTTACAGCGTTAGCTTACAGGCTGGCGTGACGGTTATACGTCTTTGCTGCCGCGCGCTGCGCGCTTACGATCGTTTTCCGTCAGGTAACGTTTACGGATACGTACCGAGGTCGGCGTCACTTCAACCAGTTCATCATCATCGATAAACTCGATCGCCTGCTCCAGCGTCATCTTGATCGGCGGAACCAGCGTCGTTGCTTCATCCGTACCAGAAGCACGCATGTTAGTCAGCTTCTTACCCGTCAGGCAGTTTACGGTCAGGTCGTTAGAGCGGCTGTGGATACCGATAATCTGGCCTTCATACACTTCCGCACCGTGACCCAGGAACAGTTTACCGCGATCCTGCAAGCCGAAGAGCGCAAAGGCAACCGCCTTGCCCTGACCGTTAGAGATCAGTACGCCGTTCTGGCGCTGACCAACTTCACCCGGACGTACATCGTCATAGTGGCTGAAGGTGGAGTAAAGCAGACCGGTACCGGAGGTCATGGTCATAAATTCGTTACGGAAGCCGATCAGACCACGGCTTGGGATCACGTAATCCAGACGCACACGGCCCTTACCATCCGGGTCCATGTTTTTCAGGTCGCCTTTACGTTCGCCCATCGCCTGCATCACCGCACCCTGATGCTGTTCTTCGATATCCAGCGTCACGTTTTCGAACGGTTCCTGCTTACGGCCATCCACTTCACGGAAGATAACTTTCGGACGGGATACCGCCAGCTCAAAGCCTTCACGACGCATGTTTTCGATCAGGACAGAGAGGTGCAGCTCACCGCGCCCGGAAACACGGAAAGCATCCGCATCTTCGGTTTCTTCTACGCGCAGCGCAACGTTGTGTACCAGCTCTTTCTTCAGACGCTCAAGGATCTGGCGTGACGTCACGTATTTACCTTCTTTACCGCAGAACGGCGAGGTATTAACGTTGAAGAACATGGTAACGGTCGGCTCATCGACGCTCAGCGCAGGCAGCGCTTCAACGTTTTGCGGATCGCAGATGGTATCGGAGATATTCAGCTCGCCCAGACCGGTAATCGCGATGATGTCGCCCGCTTCAGCCAGATCAGTATCGATACGCTCCAGGCCCAGGTGACCCAGCACCTTGCCAACTTTCGCGTTACGCGTTTTACCTTCGCTATCGATAACCGTTACCTGCTGGTTCGGCTTCACTTTACCGCGTTTGATGCGGCCAATACCGATAACGCCCAGGTAGTTGTTGTAGTCCAGCTGAGAGATTTGCATCTGCAGCGGGCCATCCAGATCGACGCTCGGCGCCGGAACGTGGTCAACAATCGCCTGGTAAAGCGGGGTCATGTCAGCGGCCATATCGGTATGGTCAACGCCAGCGATGCCCTGCAACGCAGAAGCATAAATAATCGGGAAATCGAGCTGCTCGTCAGTCGCGTCGAGGTTAACGAACAGATCAAATACCTGGTCAACAACCCAGTCAGGGCGCGCGCCAGGACGGTCGATTTTGTTGATAACCACGATCGGTTTCAGACCATGAGCAAAAGCTTTTTTGGTCACGAAACGCGTCTGCGGCATAGGG
The sequence above is a segment of the Mixta intestinalis genome. Coding sequences within it:
- the yihX gene encoding glucose-1-phosphatase, with amino-acid sequence MLYIFDLGNVVVDIDFSRVLGVWSDLSRVPLALLKSRFQMGENFERHERGEISDEEFAANLCAELDIALSYEQFVSGWQAIFVGLRPEVITLMQQLRSRGERVVILSNTNRLHCEYWPSQYPEVQQAADKLYLSQDLGMRKPEARIYQHVLEAEGVSADEAVFFDDHPQNIEAARQLGITAVHVTDARVIPDWFAANVK
- the typA gene encoding ribosome-dependent GTPase TypA, which translates into the protein MIENLRNIAIIAHVDHGKTTLVDKLLQQSGTFDARTEATERVMDSNDLEKERGITILAKNTAIKWNDYRINIVDTPGHADFGGEVERVMSMVDSVLLVVDAMDGPMPQTRFVTKKAFAHGLKPIVVINKIDRPGARPDWVVDQVFDLFVNLDATDEQLDFPIIYASALQGIAGVDHTDMAADMTPLYQAIVDHVPAPSVDLDGPLQMQISQLDYNNYLGVIGIGRIKRGKVKPNQQVTVIDSEGKTRNAKVGKVLGHLGLERIDTDLAEAGDIIAITGLGELNISDTICDPQNVEALPALSVDEPTVTMFFNVNTSPFCGKEGKYVTSRQILERLKKELVHNVALRVEETEDADAFRVSGRGELHLSVLIENMRREGFELAVSRPKVIFREVDGRKQEPFENVTLDIEEQHQGAVMQAMGERKGDLKNMDPDGKGRVRLDYVIPSRGLIGFRNEFMTMTSGTGLLYSTFSHYDDVRPGEVGQRQNGVLISNGQGKAVAFALFGLQDRGKLFLGHGAEVYEGQIIGIHSRSNDLTVNCLTGKKLTNMRASGTDEATTLVPPIKMTLEQAIEFIDDDELVEVTPTSVRIRKRYLTENDRKRAARGSKDV
- the fabY gene encoding fatty acid biosynthesis protein FabY, which codes for MYHLRVPETAEELEMYYQFRWEMLRKPLRQPQGSERDAWDALAHHQMVVDEQGKPVAAGRLYINADNEASIRFLAVHPTVQGKGLGTLVAMTLESVARQEGVKRVVCSAREDAVEFFAKLGYLNQGEITAPLTTPVRHFLMIKPVITLDDILHRADWCGQLQQAWYEHIPLSEKMGVRISQYTGQKFMTTMPETGNQNPHHTLFAGSLFSLATLTGWGLIWLLLRERHLGGTIILADAHIRYSQPISGKPSATADLGSLSGDLDRLARGRKARVQLEVELFGNDECGAVFNGVYIVLPADPDGPLEPQG
- a CDS encoding AsmA family protein; the protein is MKFVGKLILSLLVLLLLIVVVIYFLLQSHWGAEWASRRISDDTAYHLSVAKIEHNFSDPTLLVLHNVSFGHDGRPAVMVAKTVSLGLSLNLLNEPLRFASIELRDGILDVANMPGNLAWPLQADRLQLHDMAVNSPRLKINAKKLNGGIIPWQPQPGKIAGNNASFQISADSATLNGLTATNALIQGRINDNQLMVNTFGADIARGAVTGSARRDSQGNWHVAALRLNDIRLQTDKTLAAFLQPLRTLPSVNIARLDLTNARLQGPDWAVTDLNLLIKNLTLHQGSWQSEDGALALSADSFINGQLTLNDPILNLRFSPQGVSDARFSSRWVNGLIRAQGNWQRQSKRLTLDELALAGLEYTLPENWRDRWMATLPNWLDSVLVKKLSGNRDLLIDVNPAWPFQITALDATGTNLLLARQHQWGIWEGHLNLNAAEATFNRTDVRHPSLALNASAEKINVTEMSGFIGEGMLEGLATLEQAPARHLSLTLNGRAVPADVLKNWGWPASPLAGPATLQLKLEARLAADTPLKNSASGTLLLNAAGQSLQQNMTQGVVSTQP
- the dtd gene encoding D-aminoacyl-tRNA deacylase; translated protein: MIALIQRVLSASVTVSGETVGSIGPGLLVLLGVEKEDNEQKAQRLCERVLGYRIFSDENGKMNLNVQQAGGSVLVVSQFTLAADTQKGMRPSFSRGAEPQEAERLYHYFSDCCRQQGVTVENGRFAADMQVALVNDGPVTFWLQV
- a CDS encoding virulence factor BrkB family protein; protein product: MKLLSLKRRLRATGAWLKLLWQRIEHDSMTTEAGNLAFVSLLALVPLVAVVFSLFAAFPVFADISVQLKHFIFNNFVPAAGNVVQEYLDQFVANVNKMTVVGAVGLIVTALLLMHSIDSALNAIWRSQKKRPLVFSFAVYWMILTLGPLLAGASLAISTWLLSLKWVAVSGMTGLVDQTLRIFPLLLSWLAFWLLYSLVPTTRVPPRDALIGALVAGILFELGKKAFSLYVTMFPSYQLIYGVLAVIPILFLWVYWTWCIVLLGAEITVTLGEYRQRQQEEKTHEEA